GTGGTGTCCCTTTGAAACCTAAGTTCCAGATGAGGCTGAACAAGCACCAGGTATGTCCATTCATTCCATTGTTACATTCATTGCATTGTTACATTCATTTCATTTGTAGGAAAATAGTTCTAACTAATATTGTTGTGTAGGTAACTAGCTGAAGTGGTTGAACTACTCTGTATGCAAGTGCACTGTTTGATTTGGTTTGTCATAACACTGCCTCACTAAGTACTTGATGTTGTACTGTTTGATTTGGTTTGTAATATGGTACTTTATGTGGATTCTGCACTTGTCTGCAACTTCAATTCATCTGCAACTTTTATCTATATGTGGATTCAACACTTGATAAATTGATGGTGCTGCTGACCAAGTGCATACATTTATTCAGAAACATCCAAATGCATACATTTATTCAGAAACATCCAAATGTTACATAGATAGAAAGATAGTCTCATAGATTACATCCAAATCTCACAAATACTACCAAAACTATCTCTCAAATTGACTTACAGATAGCTAGAAAGATAGATTACATCCAAATCTCACAAATATCAGTCATAGCGCTCAAAGAAACGGACCCACTTGGCCCTAGTTGCTGGATGAGGAGCCATGACTGCCCTCATCCTTGCCCACCTAATTATCTCCATGAATGACCTTCCCCTGCCGCCAGTGAAAACCAGCTCTAGTTCTTCATCATTGCACATCTCCAGTACCTTGTCGGAGAGTCGGCGGTTGAACTCCTCTTGCTGCTCATCCTGGGCCGCCTCTAGTGCCCTCTGCctgcgccgcctcctcctcctctgtgctgctgctgctgtcctAACCTCCACAGCCTCCCCCTCTTCCTCTGTGACATCTCCCATGTCAGGATCCATCTGTGGTTTTCTTTTGGGTGGCGGCTGGTGGAGTAACTGGGAAAGGGTGGGGGTGGGGAGGGGTTTATATTGACAGATGGATGGGGTTGGGTTTAGCAGGCCTAGGGTTGCATTTGGTCAAAGACTAGTGGGCCAATAAGCCCAAATACCCACAGAAATAATATTAGTAGGCTAACAAATAACATATAAAAGATATAAGATCAAGTTGAACACTTAATAGCATACATTCTACATTTCCACAACTTAGTAGCATAAGAGATCCATTTGCACTACTTAATAGGTGATCCATTACAACTTAACAACATAGGAAATAAGGTTCTTGCACTAGGTTAAACTTCACATTCCCCCAAAATGTACACCCATAATCACTTGCAGTCATGCCAGGCCACATCCTTATATAAAGGCCTTTGGATGTACTTACTTCACCAAGATCAAGCTTCAAGACTCAAGGATGGCCTTGATTTGCTCTAACTTCTCCTTGCTGCCATACCCTTCTTTCAGCAGCTCAGCAACCACAAGCTCAAGCTTTGCCTTCTCCTTCTTAAGAACATCTCTGTCAACTTCAACAGCCTTCATAGCCTTCCTGGTGTTCTTGATGATATCAGCTTGGCTCTGCAAAATGCACCTCTGCTCTTTTGCAAGTTTGAGCTTTTCCATCTGCACCTCCAACATAGCTTTCTCATCtaactccttcttcttcttctcaagtTCTTCCTCCTCCACTTGTTTCTGGTACACCTTCTTGTCCACCCTACCATCCTGCCAATCAAACATCTTGGATACATCATCAACAAGCTTGGTGTACTCAATGCAAAGCTTGTCATTTTCAGTCCTAAGCTTGGCCAACTCCCTTTCATGTTCACTCTTAAGCCTGGCCAACTCCTTCTCAAACTTCTCCTTGTCCTGTACCCTTCCAAAGTTCTGCTCATGGAACATCTCCCATAGTTTGCACAAACATCTCTGAAGAACAGTTGGCCAAGGCCCATCAACCCACTCTACAACACCACAATTCACACCATTTTCCTGCATTTGTAAATGTGATAAGACTATGGCCCCACTCTACAACCTACTTGATAAACTTGAGATTTTCTAACTATGAATAACATAAATGAGATATGATAAGTTATTACAATGCCATGATTAAGTTACCAAAGTGACAAAAATACATATGTGACTGTCATATCAAACAAAATGCTGCATCATATCAAACATCACTGAACATCCATAACATAAAACTTAATGGGCATCTAACCTGGACTGGGCAGCCATAGAAACGCCTTCCTGTTACAGGCCCTTCAAAAGCAACACGCTTAATAGGCCTCAGTTGGTGCAGAATGCACTTGGGATGAGCAAGCTCAAGTTGGCCACAGAAAAGGGGCTCCACAGTGGTGTCTCGTTCCTCCTGCAACCATAATAACCAACAAACACTGGTTTCAATCTCCACTCAATACCAGAATCAACAAGCACTGTTCTTTAAACCTGATCACTAAAAAATCTCCAAATCAGCATGAACCCTAACACTGTACAGAGATGAACCCTAGGTTACCTCAATCCTACAATCAAACCCCACCCTCACTAATCAAGAACAGTATCACACACACAACAACAACACTACACTCAGCAACATCCATGGCTAGAGCCTAGGGCTACTAgcacctaaccctaaccctaaccctaggtgGCAAAGAACTTACCATAAGTCCCATGTCCATGCTGACAACCTCGCACTCCTCCTCC
The sequence above is a segment of the Aegilops tauschii subsp. strangulata cultivar AL8/78 chromosome 6, Aet v6.0, whole genome shotgun sequence genome. Coding sequences within it:
- the LOC120967179 gene encoding uncharacterized protein, with product MAGDQSSASPGGDSGYDDDWASMMREAEHGGVEEVALRIELRRSQLDQGGPGSGGSTSPVRDNVAGPSCPAAALAAPLLQLCSGSVRARRRSPSSRPVAVDLLAAMPSWNDEETSSEEECEVVSMDMGLMEERDTTVEPLFCGQLELAHPKCILHQLRPIKRVAFEGPVTGRRFYGCPVQENGVNCGVVEWVDGPWPTVLQRCLCKLWEMFHEQNFGRVQDKEKFEKELARLKSEHERELAKLRTENDKLCIEYTKLVDDVSKMFDWQDGRVDKKVYQKQVEEEELEKKKKELDEKAMLEVQMEKLKLAKEQRCILQSQADIIKNTRKAMKAVEVDRDVLKKEKAKLELVVAELLKEGYGSKEKLEQIKAILES